A window from Actinomycetospora corticicola encodes these proteins:
- a CDS encoding PucR family transcriptional regulator has protein sequence MRTTTRNGHDPVGRDRAPLGPQPGPALPPTAEVEAALARDYRFQAALGEALTGEFPEQGLADVLHDHLGRAVSVEDPFGRVLARAGADGRTPDTRLTRPQRDGVLDGARRGVRALRVGDRLICVVGSPGTVLGLIVVLDPEGVLDPAGTSEQVDAELGSFRTGAMHAIGLTVGALTMHLLHRRRLATTELRLRHDLVEAVLLECDPGDLEPEVDRRVGRASALSHDLTGPHRVLAVRPGHGGWPGDGSVGDLMEQAARRLDMAFLGTLRGRTAVLVCGTPGPWRGGDGSATGPWSDRARGRRSDEPWRVVHDVFADVLREAPAIGVGGFVERPEHLPRSYREAMQALTVGTRRADTGGLTAFEDLGLFRLLATPEGRREAGAFVEDWLGSLLAYDVERQADLVHTLEVYLDQGGNYDATAAALHIHRSTLRYRLGRIRELSGHDLADVETRLNLHVAVRAAVIAEPPVLPTGGRPPSS, from the coding sequence GTGAGGACCACGACACGCAACGGGCACGACCCGGTGGGCCGAGACCGCGCCCCGCTCGGTCCGCAGCCCGGGCCCGCCCTCCCGCCCACGGCCGAGGTCGAAGCGGCCCTGGCCCGCGACTACCGCTTCCAGGCCGCACTCGGTGAGGCACTCACGGGCGAGTTCCCGGAACAGGGGCTCGCCGACGTGCTCCACGACCACCTCGGCCGGGCGGTGAGCGTGGAGGACCCCTTCGGCCGCGTGCTGGCGCGGGCGGGTGCCGACGGCCGCACCCCGGACACGCGACTGACCCGCCCGCAGCGTGACGGCGTGCTCGACGGCGCTCGGCGCGGGGTGCGGGCGCTCCGGGTGGGAGACCGGCTGATCTGCGTCGTCGGCTCGCCCGGCACCGTCCTCGGTCTGATCGTCGTCCTCGACCCGGAGGGCGTCCTCGATCCGGCCGGGACGTCCGAGCAGGTGGACGCCGAACTCGGCAGCTTCCGGACCGGGGCCATGCATGCGATCGGGCTGACGGTCGGCGCGCTCACCATGCATCTGCTCCACCGGCGCCGCCTGGCCACGACCGAACTCCGGCTGCGCCACGATCTCGTGGAGGCCGTGCTGCTCGAGTGCGACCCCGGCGACCTCGAACCCGAGGTCGATCGCCGGGTCGGACGCGCGTCGGCCCTGAGCCACGACCTCACCGGTCCCCACCGCGTACTGGCCGTACGACCCGGTCACGGCGGCTGGCCCGGCGACGGGTCCGTGGGCGACCTGATGGAACAGGCCGCCCGCCGCCTGGACATGGCCTTCCTCGGCACCCTGCGGGGACGGACCGCGGTCCTCGTGTGCGGGACCCCGGGACCGTGGCGCGGCGGTGACGGCTCGGCCACCGGTCCGTGGTCGGACCGCGCCCGTGGGCGCCGGTCCGACGAGCCGTGGCGGGTCGTCCACGACGTGTTCGCCGACGTGCTGCGGGAGGCCCCCGCCATCGGGGTGGGAGGCTTCGTCGAACGGCCCGAGCACCTTCCCCGGTCCTACCGTGAGGCGATGCAGGCCCTGACGGTGGGCACCCGCCGGGCCGACACCGGCGGTCTGACCGCCTTCGAGGACCTCGGGCTCTTCCGACTCCTCGCCACGCCCGAGGGTCGCCGGGAGGCGGGCGCGTTCGTCGAGGACTGGCTGGGCAGCCTGCTCGCCTACGACGTCGAACGGCAGGCCGACCTCGTGCACACGCTGGAGGTCTACCTCGACCAGGGCGGCAACTACGACGCCACCGCCGCCGCGTTGCACATCCACCGCTCCACCCTGCGCTACCGGCTGGGACGCATCCGGGAGCTCTCGGGGCACGACCTGGCCGACGTCGAGACCCGGCTCAACCTGCACGTCGCCGTCCGCGCCGCCGTGATCGCCGAGCCCCCCGTCCTGCCCACGGGAGGACGCCCCCCGTCGTCGTGA
- a CDS encoding AI-2E family transporter — translation MGPLTGGRPNGSTATGAGAELGHHPSVAQPHLDAEGPIAEAEADAARSSTTQQPLGPPGSPLDRRSPFLIGFTAALGVAVVVALAYLVVVASDVLVLIGVALFLALGLEPAVSWLARRGLRRGFAVALVCLGFVVVVGGFLALAVPPLIEQAAAFLGQVPRYLQLVQDRSSTVGQLDARFGLQQHFQQALASDGSTLFDGVLGVGTAVLGGLGDTVVVVVLTVYFLATLPGMRRAAYRLAPASRRPRTILIGDAICVRFGGYVLGNVVMSVIAGAVTFVWLLVLGVPYALPLAVLVALLDLIPVVGAVIGGVLTALVALTVSWPTALATVGFFVLYKLVEDYLLMPKIMGRTVEVPALLTVVAVLIGGALLGVVGAVVAIPVAAAVLLIVQEIAVPRLDRT, via the coding sequence CTGGGACCGTTGACCGGCGGGAGACCGAACGGGTCGACGGCGACCGGGGCGGGCGCGGAGCTGGGCCACCACCCCTCGGTGGCCCAGCCCCACCTCGACGCGGAGGGACCGATCGCCGAGGCCGAGGCGGACGCAGCACGCTCGAGCACGACACAGCAGCCCCTCGGCCCCCCGGGATCACCGCTGGACCGCCGCTCGCCGTTCCTGATCGGGTTCACCGCGGCGCTCGGCGTCGCGGTCGTCGTCGCCCTGGCGTACCTCGTCGTCGTGGCTTCCGACGTCCTGGTGCTGATCGGGGTCGCGCTGTTCCTCGCGCTCGGGCTGGAACCGGCGGTGTCCTGGCTGGCCCGCCGAGGGCTGCGGCGCGGGTTCGCGGTCGCCCTCGTCTGCCTCGGGTTCGTGGTGGTCGTGGGCGGGTTCCTGGCCCTGGCCGTCCCGCCGCTGATCGAGCAGGCGGCCGCGTTCCTGGGGCAGGTCCCGCGGTACCTGCAGCTGGTGCAGGACCGCAGCTCGACGGTCGGGCAGCTCGACGCCCGGTTCGGTCTGCAGCAGCACTTCCAGCAGGCCCTCGCCAGCGACGGCTCCACGCTGTTCGACGGTGTGCTCGGGGTGGGAACGGCGGTCCTGGGCGGGCTGGGCGACACCGTGGTCGTCGTGGTGCTCACGGTGTACTTCCTGGCCACGCTGCCCGGGATGCGTCGCGCGGCCTACCGGTTGGCGCCGGCCTCGCGTCGGCCCCGCACCATCCTGATCGGCGACGCCATCTGCGTCCGCTTCGGGGGCTACGTGCTGGGCAACGTGGTCATGTCCGTGATCGCGGGCGCGGTCACGTTCGTCTGGCTGCTGGTCCTCGGGGTGCCCTACGCGCTCCCGCTGGCGGTGCTGGTCGCCCTGCTGGACCTGATCCCGGTGGTCGGGGCCGTGATCGGCGGTGTGCTGACCGCGCTGGTGGCGCTGACCGTGTCCTGGCCGACGGCGCTGGCCACGGTCGGCTTCTTCGTGCTGTACAAGCTCGTCGAGGACTACCTGCTGATGCCGAAGATCATGGGGAGGACGGTCGAGGTCCCCGCCCTGCTCACGGTGGTCGCGGTCCTGATCGGCGGTGCCCTCCTGGGGGTCGTCGGCGCCGTGGTGGCCATCCCGGTCGCCGCCGCCGTGCTGCTGATCGTCCAGGAGATCGCCGTGCCGCGGCTCGACCGGACCTGA
- a CDS encoding general stress protein yields the protein MSHDPARVTVPPDRNEVPSTPSRRSIASFRHYGAAEQAVDALSDRGFPVHRVAIVGRDLELVEQVTGRLDYPRAALRGAAGGAVTGALIGWLFGLLSWIVPLVGLLLLAVYGLVFGAVVGALLGLLVHALQGGRRDFASATAMRPRTYELMVDEEVADDAVRTLGWDR from the coding sequence ATGAGCCACGACCCCGCCCGCGTCACGGTGCCACCGGACCGCAACGAGGTGCCGAGTACACCGTCCCGTCGGTCCATCGCCAGCTTCCGGCACTACGGCGCCGCCGAGCAGGCCGTCGACGCCCTGTCCGACCGCGGCTTCCCCGTCCACCGGGTCGCCATCGTCGGGCGCGACCTCGAGCTCGTCGAGCAGGTCACCGGCCGGCTCGACTACCCCCGCGCCGCGCTCCGCGGCGCGGCCGGTGGCGCCGTCACCGGCGCGCTGATCGGGTGGCTGTTCGGGCTGCTCAGCTGGATCGTCCCGTTGGTCGGGTTGCTGCTGCTCGCGGTGTACGGACTCGTGTTCGGTGCGGTCGTCGGCGCCCTGCTCGGGCTGCTCGTCCACGCCCTGCAGGGAGGGCGGCGGGACTTCGCCTCCGCCACGGCCATGCGCCCCCGGACGTACGAGCTGATGGTCGACGAGGAGGTCGCCGACGACGCCGTCCGGACGCTGGGCTGGGACCGTTGA
- a CDS encoding PadR family transcriptional regulator gives MRLSTTSYLVLGMVGLRGPSTPYDLKRATSRSVGYFWNFPHTQLYSEPERLAASGLLAVEVEDSGRRRKTYSLTPAGRAALREWLAAPTPEHFEMRDVAELKLFFNEAGSPDDDVPKLAQEQIRQHEQRIATYEEMVSRHGDEDWARPRMITLELGLEMEHAALRFWTALAAGTIDDLRRERQERDVR, from the coding sequence ATGCGGCTGTCGACCACGTCGTACCTGGTCCTGGGCATGGTGGGGCTGCGTGGACCGTCCACCCCGTACGACCTCAAGCGGGCGACCAGCCGATCGGTCGGCTACTTCTGGAACTTCCCGCACACGCAGCTGTACTCCGAGCCGGAGCGGCTGGCCGCGTCCGGCCTGCTCGCCGTCGAGGTGGAGGACAGCGGTCGACGACGCAAGACCTACTCACTCACCCCGGCCGGACGCGCAGCCCTGCGGGAGTGGCTGGCCGCACCGACGCCCGAGCACTTCGAGATGCGGGACGTCGCCGAGCTCAAGCTCTTCTTCAACGAGGCCGGCTCCCCGGACGACGACGTCCCGAAGCTCGCGCAGGAACAGATCCGTCAGCACGAGCAGCGGATCGCCACCTACGAGGAGATGGTGTCCCGCCACGGCGACGAGGACTGGGCCCGGCCGCGCATGATCACCCTCGAGCTCGGCCTCGAGATGGAGCACGCCGCGCTGCGGTTCTGGACCGCTCTCGCTGCCGGGACGATCGACGACCTCCGTCGCGAACGGCAGGAGCGCGACGTGCGCTGA